A genomic region of Thermoplasmatales archaeon contains the following coding sequences:
- the thiI gene encoding tRNA 4-thiouridine(8) synthase ThiI, translated as MIIVHYGEIGIKGKNRIFFEKNLVRNIEEMLRGVKVKREHGRIIVDNSEKAREILKNIPGIENFSFAIEAGLEIDDLRNKVLEISKKMDFSNFRISTRREDKNFPYTSQELNEILGEEIKNKLGKKVNLKNPELNIFIEICKKKAYIYTEKIKGIGGLPVGSQGKVISLISGGIDSPVASFLMMKRGCKNIFLHFYNENLVAYPKKIEEIAKILSRFQGKSKVYFLPFADIQNEIISNIKASYRMIIYRRAMMKISNEIAKMENAKAIVTGDSIGQVASQTIENLASIYEASSSPVFSPLLGMNKNEIVDLAKKIGTYEISIKEMPDCCSFLVAKNPATKARIEEIKEMEKRLNEKVIEEAIEKAICKNF; from the coding sequence ATGATAATTGTTCATTATGGAGAAATAGGTATAAAAGGAAAAAACAGAATTTTTTTCGAAAAAAATTTGGTTAGAAATATAGAGGAAATGCTTAGAGGTGTTAAAGTAAAGAGAGAGCATGGAAGGATAATAGTTGATAATAGCGAGAAGGCGAGAGAAATTCTCAAAAATATTCCTGGAATTGAAAATTTTTCTTTTGCAATTGAAGCGGGGCTTGAAATTGATGATTTGAGGAATAAGGTTTTGGAAATTTCTAAAAAAATGGATTTCTCAAACTTCAGGATTTCAACAAGAAGGGAGGATAAAAATTTTCCATATACTTCTCAGGAATTAAACGAAATTTTGGGAGAGGAGATAAAAAATAAGTTGGGTAAGAAGGTAAATTTAAAAAATCCTGAGCTAAACATATTCATTGAAATATGTAAAAAGAAAGCATATATTTACACAGAAAAAATAAAAGGAATTGGTGGATTACCTGTTGGAAGCCAAGGAAAGGTTATATCTCTGATTTCTGGAGGAATAGATTCGCCAGTTGCCTCCTTTCTTATGATGAAAAGAGGTTGCAAAAACATATTTCTTCATTTTTATAATGAAAATCTTGTAGCTTATCCAAAAAAAATTGAGGAAATAGCAAAGATACTTTCTAGATTTCAGGGTAAAAGTAAGGTTTATTTTCTTCCATTCGCAGATATACAAAATGAAATTATTTCAAATATAAAAGCAAGTTACAGGATGATAATTTATAGGAGAGCAATGATGAAAATATCAAATGAAATTGCTAAAATGGAAAACGCGAAGGCAATTGTAACTGGTGATAGCATCGGACAAGTTGCTTCTCAAACAATTGAAAATCTCGCTTCTATATATGAAGCATCTTCATCGCCGGTTTTTTCTCCACTTCTAGGGATGAACAAGAATGAAATTGTTGATTTAGCAAAAAAAATTGGGACATATGAAATTTCTATAAAAGAAATGCCGGATTGCTGTTCGTTTTTGGTTGCAAAAAATCCCGCTACGAAAGCAAGAATTGAGGAAATAAAGGAAATGGAGAAAAGATTAAATGAAAAAGTTATTGAAGAGGCAATTGAAAAGGCAATTTGCAAAAATTTTTAG